One window from the genome of Mucilaginibacter ginsenosidivorans encodes:
- a CDS encoding outer membrane beta-barrel protein — protein sequence MTKFILRITLLTLLTCFTALASKAQVGYDYSQYDVGASVGFNSYYGDVVTSQSSNSFNLNFDYNQSAFINYILEIQVGKVMGGDSTKDLLGRQFSADYTSYAFRIQLQAGELIDYSQSKVLNAFKNLYVGGGIGIIYSNIKEINRYSLQLPGFYTPGENKANQLFFPARIGYELKIYNKYKRPDFKVDVGYQYNFIFGDNFDGFKAGAHNDAYGQFTIGVKFSIGGVTSYRKDIQY from the coding sequence ATGACAAAATTTATACTAAGAATTACGCTTTTGACCTTGCTCACCTGCTTCACAGCTTTGGCATCAAAAGCGCAGGTAGGATACGATTATTCACAATACGACGTCGGCGCATCAGTAGGTTTTAATTCCTATTATGGCGATGTAGTGACATCACAATCAAGCAATTCGTTTAACCTGAACTTTGATTATAACCAAAGTGCCTTTATCAACTATATCCTGGAGATCCAGGTTGGTAAGGTGATGGGTGGCGATTCGACAAAAGATCTGTTAGGCAGGCAATTCTCTGCCGATTATACATCTTATGCCTTTAGGATACAGTTACAGGCCGGCGAGCTGATAGACTATTCGCAAAGCAAGGTGCTTAACGCTTTTAAGAATTTATATGTCGGGGGCGGTATAGGCATCATCTATAGCAATATAAAAGAGATCAACCGGTACTCACTTCAGCTACCCGGATTTTATACCCCCGGCGAAAATAAAGCTAACCAGTTATTTTTTCCCGCCCGTATTGGCTACGAACTAAAAATTTACAATAAATACAAGCGCCCCGATTTCAAGGTCGACGTTGGTTACCAATACAACTTCATTTTTGGCGATAACTTCGACGGTTTTAAAGCCGGCGCCCATAACGACGCTTACGGACAATTTACCATAGGGGTCAAGTTTTCCATTGGCGGCGTAACTTCCTACCGCAAGGATATCCAATACTAA
- a CDS encoding YciI family protein yields the protein MFIIDIHYTAPLEEVDKHIEGHTAYLQKYIGNNTFIVTGRKVPRTGGILIANAGSKEEVEKIITEDPFYQHKVAEMTITEFLHARHNPALDGLLGS from the coding sequence ATGTTTATTATCGACATCCATTACACCGCCCCGCTTGAAGAAGTAGATAAGCATATCGAGGGCCATACCGCCTATTTGCAAAAATACATCGGAAATAATACTTTTATTGTCACCGGTCGTAAAGTGCCGCGCACGGGCGGCATCCTTATCGCAAATGCCGGATCGAAGGAGGAGGTTGAAAAGATCATTACCGAGGACCCTTTTTACCAGCATAAAGTGGCTGAAATGACCATTACTGAGTTCCTGCATGCCCGCCATAACCCCGCTTTAGATGGCTTGCTGGGTAGCTAG
- a CDS encoding S10 family peptidase yields the protein MRKTLLTFIGISLLALTVKAQTPAPAPPKNTQKISPGRIVHVDTAVVTKHTVTIKGKTIPYTATAGMMPVWEEDGRPTAGVFYTYYERDDVQDRASRPLVISFNGGPGTPSVWMELGYTGPRLLNTDDEGYPVQPYGFKENPNSILDVADIVYVDPVNTGYSRPVSADIPKSNFFGVNEDIKYLAEWINTFVTRENRWASPKFLIGESYGTTRVSGLALQLQDAEWMYLNGVILVSPTDLGIERSGPVQEALSLPYFSATAWYHKKLPADLQQKDLTAMLPEVESFTVNELLPALSKGGSLDDDQKKAIAAKISRYSGLSEKVIMDNNLVISYNLFWKELLRDQGFTVGRLDSRYRGIDSKTAGDGPDYNAELTAWLHEFTPAINIYLRNDLNYKTDLKYNMFGNVWPWDNKNDHTGENLRQAIAQNPYLHLLVQSGYFDGACDYFNAKYSMWQLDPSGRLKDRLKWEGYKSGHMMYLRKEDLATATENLRKFILGAIPKAGQPAKY from the coding sequence ATGAGAAAAACTTTACTCACCTTCATCGGCATCAGCCTGCTTGCCTTAACCGTTAAAGCGCAAACACCGGCTCCGGCGCCTCCAAAGAACACACAAAAAATATCGCCAGGGCGTATAGTGCACGTCGATACGGCCGTAGTTACCAAACATACCGTTACCATCAAAGGTAAAACCATTCCCTATACCGCCACTGCCGGCATGATGCCGGTTTGGGAAGAAGACGGCAGGCCAACAGCGGGCGTTTTCTATACTTACTACGAACGCGACGATGTGCAGGACAGGGCATCGCGCCCACTGGTTATATCGTTCAATGGCGGCCCTGGCACTCCCTCGGTCTGGATGGAACTGGGCTACACCGGCCCGCGACTGCTCAATACCGACGACGAAGGTTACCCTGTACAGCCATATGGCTTTAAAGAGAACCCGAATTCTATTCTTGATGTAGCTGACATTGTGTATGTCGACCCGGTTAATACAGGCTACTCCCGCCCGGTTAGTGCGGATATTCCAAAATCCAACTTCTTTGGTGTGAACGAGGATATCAAATACCTGGCGGAGTGGATAAACACATTCGTAACCCGCGAGAACAGGTGGGCATCTCCCAAATTCCTGATCGGGGAAAGCTATGGCACCACGCGCGTTTCGGGTCTGGCGCTTCAATTGCAGGATGCCGAATGGATGTACCTGAACGGCGTCATCCTGGTATCACCCACCGACCTGGGTATCGAGCGCAGCGGTCCGGTGCAGGAAGCGCTCAGCCTGCCCTATTTCTCGGCAACAGCGTGGTATCATAAAAAACTACCCGCCGACCTGCAGCAAAAAGACCTTACAGCTATGCTGCCCGAAGTTGAAAGCTTTACCGTTAATGAGCTTTTACCGGCCTTATCCAAAGGCGGATCGCTGGACGATGATCAGAAAAAAGCTATCGCCGCTAAAATATCACGCTACAGCGGCCTGTCCGAAAAAGTGATCATGGATAACAACCTGGTTATATCCTATAACTTGTTCTGGAAGGAACTGCTGCGCGACCAGGGCTTTACCGTAGGCAGGCTCGACTCACGCTACAGGGGTATCGACAGTAAGACAGCTGGTGACGGCCCGGATTATAACGCCGAGCTCACCGCCTGGCTGCATGAGTTTACCCCCGCTATCAACATTTACCTACGCAACGACCTGAATTATAAAACCGACCTGAAATACAACATGTTCGGCAATGTATGGCCATGGGATAATAAGAACGACCACACCGGCGAAAACCTGCGCCAGGCCATCGCTCAAAACCCCTATTTGCACTTATTGGTGCAATCGGGATACTTTGACGGCGCCTGCGATTATTTCAATGCCAAATACAGCATGTGGCAGCTCGATCCGAGCGGGCGACTGAAAGACCGCCTGAAATGGGAAGGTTACAAAAGCGGGCACATGATGTACCTGCGTAAAGAGGACCTGGCAACGGCGACAGAGAATTTGCGGAAATTTATTTTAGGCGCGATACCGAAAGCAGGTCAGCCGGCAAAATATTGA
- a CDS encoding carboxypeptidase-like regulatory domain-containing protein, whose amino-acid sequence MRTLFFVCFIFISTIACAQVNISGKVISSVGSLPVAGASVYINNSSVGTTTNDKGEFTLKADYSGRIDLVVSHISFKKRVLLLHTGQPEGVLIIAVDPKNAVLNEVVITADPLKGWQKWRNLFTDHFIGTSAFAKKCTIKNPEVLVFHYSKADGELTVTSRNTLLVENRALGYLYKIDLNTFHYSFKTLLVSTDITALFEPLTPVDSAEQNKFIRNRKIAYSGSKMDFIRSVYKKNYSRRGFTVIAIHLKKNPEKLRVQHLESDALAKAYQENRSPNTVTLASMANGNRDSVFYYEAKLGEPDYVIRDTTSVSLRDSLTLDLQTQNARLHMHDTVMIQYAENHGVKQVHFQLPVKNVGFNVTEKQVYFRRKEPRNMQYSLMILTPKKELVIYPNGGYNEGEIFTDGYMANGKVSYLLPWDYKISN is encoded by the coding sequence ATGAGAACCTTATTCTTCGTCTGCTTTATTTTTATTTCTACAATTGCCTGTGCACAGGTAAATATTTCCGGAAAAGTCATTAGTTCGGTGGGCAGCCTGCCTGTAGCCGGGGCGTCGGTCTACATCAATAACAGTTCGGTAGGCACCACCACGAACGACAAGGGCGAGTTTACCTTAAAGGCCGACTATAGCGGCAGGATAGACCTTGTAGTGTCACATATATCTTTTAAAAAGAGGGTATTATTACTCCATACCGGGCAGCCGGAGGGTGTATTGATCATCGCCGTCGACCCCAAAAATGCCGTGCTAAATGAAGTAGTGATCACTGCCGACCCGTTGAAAGGCTGGCAGAAGTGGCGCAACCTTTTTACCGATCATTTTATAGGTACATCGGCGTTTGCAAAAAAATGTACCATCAAAAACCCCGAAGTGCTGGTTTTCCACTACAGTAAAGCGGACGGCGAACTGACCGTCACTTCGCGAAATACGCTGCTGGTCGAAAACCGGGCGCTGGGTTATTTATATAAGATCGACCTTAATACGTTTCATTATTCTTTCAAAACGCTGCTGGTTAGCACGGATATTACGGCGCTTTTTGAACCCCTAACTCCTGTCGATTCGGCCGAGCAGAATAAGTTTATCAGGAACCGCAAAATAGCCTACAGCGGCTCGAAGATGGATTTTATCCGGTCGGTGTATAAAAAGAACTATTCCCGCCGGGGCTTTACAGTTATTGCTATTCATTTAAAGAAGAATCCGGAAAAACTCAGGGTACAGCATCTTGAGTCGGACGCCCTTGCAAAGGCTTACCAGGAGAACCGCAGCCCAAATACAGTTACGCTGGCATCCATGGCCAACGGAAATCGTGACAGTGTATTTTATTATGAAGCAAAACTTGGCGAACCGGATTACGTGATCAGGGACACCACATCCGTATCGTTGCGGGATAGCCTTACACTCGACCTGCAAACCCAGAACGCCCGCCTGCACATGCACGATACAGTGATGATACAATATGCCGAAAATCACGGGGTGAAACAGGTGCACTTCCAGCTGCCCGTTAAAAACGTTGGCTTTAATGTGACGGAAAAACAGGTTTACTTCCGCCGGAAAGAGCCGCGTAATATGCAGTATTCGCTGATGATACTTACCCCAAAAAAAGAGTTGGTGATATACCCCAACGGAGGGTACAACGAAGGCGAAATATTTACCGACGGCTATATGGCCAATGGAAAAGTGTCGTACCTGTTACCCTGGGATTATAAGATTAGTAACTAG
- a CDS encoding NADP-dependent isocitrate dehydrogenase, whose amino-acid sequence MSKIKVANPVVELDGDEMTRIIWKFIKDKLITPYLDLDIKYYDLGIEYRDETNDQVTIDAANAIKQYGVGIKCATITPDEARVEEFGLKQMWKSPNGTIRNILDGTVFREPIVMSNVPRLVPNWTAPICIGRHAFGDQYRATDFLTKGKGKLTITFTPEDGGEPQSYEVFNFKGDGVALAMYNTDESIKGFARACFNQALLKKWPLYLSTKNTILKKYDGRFKDIFQEIYENEFKLEFEANQLTYEHRLIDDMVASALKWHGNFVWACKNYDGDVQSDTVAQGFGSLGLMTSTLVTPDGKTMEAEAAHGTVTRHYRDHQAGKPTSTNPIASIFAWTRGLEFRGMLDDNKELIKFCKTLEEVCIETVESGKMTKDLAITIKPKVEHGTDYLYTEEFLEAIDENLKKKLGK is encoded by the coding sequence ATGTCAAAAATCAAAGTAGCAAATCCCGTAGTTGAACTGGATGGGGATGAAATGACCCGCATTATATGGAAATTTATAAAGGATAAGCTGATCACTCCTTATCTCGACCTCGATATCAAGTATTACGACCTTGGCATTGAATACCGCGATGAGACCAATGACCAGGTTACTATCGATGCAGCCAACGCCATCAAACAATACGGCGTAGGCATCAAATGCGCCACCATTACGCCTGACGAGGCCCGTGTGGAAGAGTTTGGTTTAAAACAAATGTGGAAATCGCCAAACGGCACTATCCGTAATATACTGGATGGTACGGTTTTTCGCGAGCCTATCGTGATGTCGAACGTGCCGCGCCTGGTGCCAAACTGGACCGCACCGATATGCATTGGCCGTCACGCGTTTGGCGACCAGTACCGGGCTACCGACTTTTTGACCAAAGGTAAAGGTAAACTGACCATCACCTTTACTCCCGAAGACGGCGGCGAACCACAATCATACGAAGTGTTCAACTTTAAGGGCGATGGTGTTGCCCTGGCCATGTACAATACCGACGAATCGATAAAAGGCTTTGCCCGCGCGTGCTTTAACCAGGCATTGCTGAAAAAATGGCCCTTGTATCTTTCAACAAAAAATACCATCCTGAAAAAATATGACGGCCGTTTTAAGGACATTTTCCAGGAGATATATGAGAACGAATTCAAACTGGAATTTGAAGCTAACCAGCTGACTTATGAGCACCGCCTGATAGACGATATGGTGGCTTCGGCCCTGAAATGGCATGGCAACTTTGTTTGGGCTTGCAAGAATTATGACGGCGACGTACAGTCGGACACCGTGGCACAGGGCTTTGGATCGTTAGGGTTGATGACATCCACCCTGGTTACACCCGACGGTAAAACCATGGAGGCTGAAGCGGCGCATGGTACCGTTACCCGCCACTACCGCGACCACCAGGCTGGCAAGCCAACATCAACCAACCCTATTGCATCTATTTTTGCATGGACAAGAGGTTTGGAGTTCCGCGGCATGCTGGACGATAACAAAGAGTTAATAAAGTTCTGCAAAACACTGGAAGAGGTTTGTATCGAAACCGTTGAAAGCGGCAAAATGACCAAAGACCTGGCTATCACCATTAAACCAAAAGTTGAGCACGGCACAGACTACCTGTATACCGAAGAATTTTTGGAAGCGATAGATGAGAATTTGAAGAAGAAGTTAGGTAAATAA
- a CDS encoding YdeI/OmpD-associated family protein gives MGQYNERVDAYIAKSADFAKPILIHIREVVHRASPLINETVKWGMPFFDYKGPICMMAAFKQHLGFGFWKASRLNDPEQLLQGSDDEAAAGSFGRIVTMNDLPSDEAIIDFVQQMIKLNESGVKEPKKPAVPKAELETPADFDKLLRNNLAAMDNFEKFSPSKKREYLEWFAEAKSEATRQKRIDQALEWIAEGKSRNWKYQR, from the coding sequence ATGGGACAATACAATGAACGGGTTGATGCCTACATCGCCAAATCAGCCGATTTTGCGAAACCAATACTCATACATATCAGGGAAGTGGTTCACCGCGCCTCACCTTTAATAAACGAAACCGTAAAATGGGGCATGCCTTTTTTCGATTATAAGGGACCTATTTGTATGATGGCTGCTTTTAAGCAACACCTGGGATTCGGCTTCTGGAAGGCGTCCCGGTTAAATGACCCGGAACAGTTACTGCAGGGCAGCGACGATGAAGCAGCCGCCGGCAGCTTTGGCCGTATCGTTACCATGAACGACCTGCCATCGGACGAGGCTATCATCGATTTTGTGCAACAGATGATCAAACTGAACGAGAGCGGCGTTAAAGAACCAAAGAAACCAGCAGTACCCAAAGCTGAACTGGAAACGCCCGCCGACTTTGATAAACTGCTGCGGAATAATCTGGCGGCCATGGATAATTTCGAAAAATTCAGCCCTTCAAAAAAACGCGAATACCTGGAATGGTTTGCCGAAGCCAAATCGGAAGCCACCCGCCAGAAACGCATAGACCAGGCGCTGGAATGGATAGCCGAGGGGAAATCGAGGAATTGGAAGTATCAAAGGTAG